In Camelina sativa cultivar DH55 chromosome 17, Cs, whole genome shotgun sequence, the genomic stretch GCTATGACAAAATATGAAGAAAGAGACTACTCACGTGTTGTCATCAGAGCCATCAAAGCCATTAGAGTCATCGGAGCCATCAGAGCTAAGAAGTTTTTTCCAACGGAGTAGTCTAGAAGGAGTCTTTTCCAGAATAGAGGGAGCCGTTTTCTCACGAGCAAGGATGACATCATACCCACTGCTGACAAACTTCTTGACTGTGGAAGCCAGCCTGTAATCATTGGAGATAAGAAGGACTGGGAAGGCATTCTTATGTTCAATACACCATTTGTGTTATTGTGTATAGCCTCACCTATCTTGGCATCTATATGATCCTCCTTGGATTTTTTAATCTCCGGTAGGAATCAAAACAACCTGTATTTGGATTCCATTTGCACTCATTATCTTCAATGAATCTTTGTGGATGATATTGTTTCTGACAAATGCTACTATAGGTCATTCCACACTTTGATAGCCAGCACGTTTTAAACCTCTGtcaacattttctatttttgaagaAGGAAACGGTAGTACACCACAACGTTTGcgtaacatatattttctattgtcATTTAGTATTGACTGTGTTATTACGtactaaaataaattgtttgtgTGACTATTTTGCTTTATAATCTAACTTCATCTTTTTGGATATATATGTggtcttaattaataattattaggaaATATCCCGTGCtttaacatttaaaataaaaaattataatagaataataaaagttattattatattttttaaaaataattattttgtttgagataatatttattttcaattgttctgtaaatctatatatggggttttgaatactaattattttagaatattataataatttatttttgacgtatattacagttttatattatttgtttgttgtatttgcatcattattttgtgaaatatgaagtagtaattttaatattataattatgaacaaataaaatttattaatttaccagctatataaatttagttttaccaatccgccaatgtgaaaattaaaacacacattttattttcatagatcgagtaatatatctttttttttttaattcaaatcacaacatatgcaaaaaaaatctgcattttattaatcataagtactatatgaaaattccaaacaatttgtaaataaaataaaataaagatgataggagtgtgatgaaataaaataaaattccaaacagttccaaacaattttaacaaaattttcaaaatctagttattaaaaataattatattgactacttggatataaaatcttagtttttgaaattctgatttgtttatatattttttttaaaaattttgtaaatttcgtccataatttattagagagtaaaaatatatatatttttaactaataattatttaaaatcaattgcatgacaatgtaaaattaaagaagaaaataaactctaCTTGATTTatctgtatttttaaaaaatcttatcagttaattttttttttctaagtacaaattaattttgatttgaatagatttcttttacttttctagatttttttatatttgatctgtcagcttttttatttttaattaattatatttatttaattagtaggattaatcttaattaaatgtaattttttactagtttcatatttgtacttctcaattaatgtAGTATGATGTGAAAGCCGAATGTTTTAGATATACTAAATAGATTTCTTTTAAGAACATACTAATGGTGCACAAATTCCTTTTTTTGAAAGCATTAGTTTGAACTATTCAAAATATCATGTTCAAGATATTATTCTTTATGAGGTCACTATACTAGTAGTAGTGGTCAATTTAATTGTCTTTTGCGATTTAAGATTTACTTGAATTTGTATTCAGTAGAATTGGTCTTATTTTGAATTTGTGCGGAGATATAAGTTAAGCTTTTATCGTGAGAAACGatcataaatcaaaattatgGATATTAAAATTATGGATATTATGGAAATTATGGATATTATGTGtatattaaattgtttttttttaaaatagttgcACATATCTAGGCTACAAATATTTGAAATCACTTTTGGATTAATTTTGCTAATGAGGACAAAAAAGTTTACATGTGCAATTTCCAAATCCGAATGATAAATTGCGATCCAAACTCCATCCTCCCGAATCACAAACAAACGGATTTGTGCGTTTTGTATATCGAAAATACCACaacgttttttttataactttccACCAAAATAAAACTTAACTTTTTAACTCAAAAATGCTTTTCTTTTAACAATATACATTAGATTAATTTTTACATTGAACCGGAACAATATTAAATTCTGATCTAAGACGAAAttccaagaaaaaaattaaggatatgttgttgtaaaaaaaaaatattaaggatatgttaaataaaaattagaatataaacCGGAATTTTAAGGATATTGTTTGAACAATATACAAAACACTGAGTTTTTGGACTATATATCTACGTTTatttgctacaaaaaaaaataaaaaaaaattgaggataTTGTTCGAACAATATTAAATCATcgatgatatatattttgtaaacagAAAAATCCGATAAAACCGTATAATATATACCAATACCTAACTGAGCAAATCCGGATTGAGCCCTCCTAGATCCAAGCCCTACAGGAGTccaaaacctatatatatttaagtataaACAGAAAACAACGTTCCAACCAAGAGAAGAAACCCCAAAAAGCAAACCTCGTATTCTTTGTAATGGATTTTCATGGCGAAACAGTATCCCTCAACCATGAAATCGACCACATACCTAAACTTGAAGACGCTGGGAGAATCAAAGTCTATGTGAGCATCCGACATCCTATAAGAGATTGCCAGCCAATACTGGCTTTCTCCTTGCCTGCCAGAGAGTTTCAGGATAACTTCATGGGGTATAGATGGGAACAACTGAATTGCTTAGAGGACGATGAACGTCTCAGTATCTCTCAGGTTGATTTCGCGAGGAGGGAACTCAGTAGACTTGTTACTGACGTCATGTTCTACTCGGTTAAATATTCTCCATATTGTGCTCTGTCAATTTATATTACCTTTAAGTTCAGTCCTAAACCTCCTCCTATGGTTGAAgagtataaatcattggaagaGATGACGACGAAATACGAAGAGTATAAGCATCTCCCTGTAGATGAGAGCGTAATGCGCATCCAAGAGCCGAACTGGAACGTCTTTCACTTCTAGAAAAGGAAACACAACCTTGagatttgtttattgattttattttattggtgTTATATTTAATTTCTCTTATAAATAGGATTGAAGCTAGGTGGCATGAACTTCATCCAAGAGTTTTgagggatttagggtttaaccgagggaaaagaagaaactctatttgagaattttttgcTATGTTACcttattgttttgtgttttatattATCCTAAATTCTTAATAaaggttttgagttttggaaTTTGTTTTAGACTCTAATAGAGCACCACTGGTATCCGATTTAGAATGGCAAGTAAGCACCCATGATTTGGTTTAATGAGTTTAAATTGGGAGAAAGAGTCGTGACCTTACCATGTGGGCACTAGTTGTATCCTCGAGTGGTTTGGCCACCAATCATATTTGTCCATTGTGCAGTTTCGAGTTACCATGTGAGATAGACGAACTACTACTTCCGGTGAAACGTGCTCAAGAATTTAGTTCAATTGTTTAAGGGTTTTCAATCTTTGGCTTTTTAAGCTTATGAAAACAGAGAATTTAGCCATTTAGGTAAATGACTTTATATGAAAGAAAGTTCAAAACTTGCATAAGTGATTGTGTTTGTTGTAAGTGTTGTGATTGTTGTACAAGATGCTGAGGTTGAGATGGTTGCTGATGTTTGCTGCAAGTTAAATGACTCGAAATCACGAAAtcagagagagaggagagtaTGTGAGGACTCTGTTGGAAAAATTCGATGGAGACCAAGGCACTGTCAACGCATAATCACTTGAATCTAGCCATGCAGAGCTGATGGCGATTTGGCAACAGAGTTGCAGAGCCTGGACTGGAGTTATTTTCTTTCCATAGCGAGTGAAGCATAACTTGAATATCTCGTGTGTTGTGTAATGTGTATAGTGCTATATTGTAATATTAAATCATTTGtaaaagtcatatatatatgtgtgttcgCCAAGATCATGGAgctttcaaattttattgaacTCTTGGTTTCAAATGGTCAATAGCCTTTTTGCTAAACATGTGATAGATTTGGTCGACGACATTCAAACTCGTTTGAGATACAGTCAACTTTCCCATTTGAGATTGGCACTCTACCTGTTAGATATTTTGGACTGCCGCTTCTCACCAAAGCTATGTCCAGGGGTGACTATCAGCCACTTATTGATAAGATTCGAACGAGAATAAGCTCATGGACTGGTCGGTTCCTTTCTTATGGCGGTAGGCTTCAGCTCATCAAATCTGTCCTCCTCAGCATTACAAACTTCTGGTCCTCTGCTTTTCGGTTACCAAGCAGTTGTCTGAAGGAAATAAACAACTTGTGTTCCGCTTTCTTGTGGAGTGGTCCGGACTTGAAAACACACAATGCTAAAGTGGCTTGGGATGCTGTCTGCTTACCTTTCGGTGAGGGAGGTCTTGGCCTGCGACCACTAAAGGAGGTAAACACCGTTTGTGGCCTTAAACTTATTTGGAGATTGCTCTCTACGAATTCCCTATGGAGTCAGTGGGTGCATACATATCTTATCCGGCA encodes the following:
- the LOC104756544 gene encoding uncharacterized protein LOC104756544, whose protein sequence is MDFHGETVSLNHEIDHIPKLEDAGRIKVYVSIRHPIRDCQPILAFSLPAREFQDNFMGYRWEQLNCLEDDERLSISQVDFARRELSRLVTDVMFYSVKYSPYCALSIYITFKFSPKPPPMVEEYKSLEEMTTKYEEYKHLPVDESVMRIQEPNWNVFHF